The following coding sequences lie in one Colias croceus chromosome 1, ilColCroc2.1 genomic window:
- the LOC123697655 gene encoding uncharacterized protein LOC123697655 isoform X1, giving the protein MQIVLATCFLLFAATIGPAAAQRITTIQLDGVQYFISRMNPYSPELNYFLAYQYCRSLGLQLASFETKEKADSITTYLTNAGYNKYDFWTSGNNLGTDMYLWMSTGLPFNATFNYMRRLTMDQPSQHADDSMDPLDVPQGSTAPQRTARHGLFSRTEHVMTNGCVALKAPTFHWEPQHCGEIKDFICEQTRCYYYNYGSIPVSSAQGKPLSMTTTTTAHPLTSSSPPPPRSEHLPTHFTLNDLIGKLRPSSLDGLQSPHLKTGALLKSPPQIDSHYSRAADAHSKEPEREAKEEHTQGPYEDDEGMAGDDPAAYLTQEAHDAPTAEEVPSTAEPDATERSVHASGMLAPPAY; this is encoded by the exons ATGCAGATCGTTCTTGCAACATGTTTTCTGCTCTTCGCAGCTACCATTGGGCCCGCTGCAG CTCAAAGGATAACGACGATACAGCTAGATGGAGTCCAGTACTTTATATCCAGGATGAACCCCTATAGTCCAGAGCTCAACTATTTCCTAGCGTACCAATATTGCAG ATCATTAGGTCTTCAATTAGCTTCATTTGAAACTAAAGAAAAGGCAGACTCTATCACAACGTATCTAACGAATGCTG gatacaataaatatgatttctgGACTTCCGGAAATAACCTCGGTACTGATATGTACCTATGGATGAGCACTGGTCTGCCGTTCAACGCTACCTTCAACTATATGAGACGCCTGACAATGGACCAGCCCAGCCAACATGCTGACGACAGCATGGACCCCCTGGACGTCCCACAAGGCAGCACAGCACCACAACGTACTGCGAGGCATGG tCTGTTTTCCAGAACCGAGCATGTGATGACCAACGGTTGCGTGGCGCTAAAGGCACCCACATTCCACTGGGAGCCACAACACTGCGGTGAAATCAAGGACTTCATCTGCGAGCAAACGCGCTGCTACTACTACAACTACGGATCCATCCCCGTATCTTCGGCGCAGGG AAAGCCCCTTTCGATGACGACCACGACGACAGCGCACCCGCTCACGTCGTCGTCGCCACCACCACCCCGCTCTGAGCACCTGCCGACCCACTTCACCCTGAACGACCTCATCGGCAAGCTGCGTCCTTCATCTCTCGACGGCCTTCAGTCCCCTCATCTTAAGACCGGCGCTCTCTTGAAATCACCCCCACAAATTGATTCGCACTATTCCCGTGCCGCTGATGCTCACTCAAAGGAACCTGAACGCGAAGCAAAGGAGGAGCACACTCAAGGCCCATATGAAGATGATGAGGGTATGGCGGGTGATGACCCTGCTGCCTACTTGACCCAAGAGGCTCACGACGCGCCGACAGCCGAGGAGGTGCCTTCCACCGCCGAACCGGACGCTACTGAACGATCCGTCCACGCTAGCGGTATGCTAGCACCCCCTGCCTATTAG
- the LOC123697655 gene encoding uncharacterized protein LOC123697655 isoform X2, which translates to MQIVLATCFLLFAATIGPAAAQRITTIQLDGVQYFISRMNPYSPELNYFLAYQYCRSLGLQLASFETKEKADSITTYLTNAGYNKYDFWTSGNNLGTDMYLWMSTGLPFNATFNYMRRLTMDQPSQHADDSMDPLDVPQGSTAPQRTARHGTEHVMTNGCVALKAPTFHWEPQHCGEIKDFICEQTRCYYYNYGSIPVSSAQGKPLSMTTTTTAHPLTSSSPPPPRSEHLPTHFTLNDLIGKLRPSSLDGLQSPHLKTGALLKSPPQIDSHYSRAADAHSKEPEREAKEEHTQGPYEDDEGMAGDDPAAYLTQEAHDAPTAEEVPSTAEPDATERSVHASGMLAPPAY; encoded by the exons ATGCAGATCGTTCTTGCAACATGTTTTCTGCTCTTCGCAGCTACCATTGGGCCCGCTGCAG CTCAAAGGATAACGACGATACAGCTAGATGGAGTCCAGTACTTTATATCCAGGATGAACCCCTATAGTCCAGAGCTCAACTATTTCCTAGCGTACCAATATTGCAG ATCATTAGGTCTTCAATTAGCTTCATTTGAAACTAAAGAAAAGGCAGACTCTATCACAACGTATCTAACGAATGCTG gatacaataaatatgatttctgGACTTCCGGAAATAACCTCGGTACTGATATGTACCTATGGATGAGCACTGGTCTGCCGTTCAACGCTACCTTCAACTATATGAGACGCCTGACAATGGACCAGCCCAGCCAACATGCTGACGACAGCATGGACCCCCTGGACGTCCCACAAGGCAGCACAGCACCACAACGTACTGCGAGGCATGG AACCGAGCATGTGATGACCAACGGTTGCGTGGCGCTAAAGGCACCCACATTCCACTGGGAGCCACAACACTGCGGTGAAATCAAGGACTTCATCTGCGAGCAAACGCGCTGCTACTACTACAACTACGGATCCATCCCCGTATCTTCGGCGCAGGG AAAGCCCCTTTCGATGACGACCACGACGACAGCGCACCCGCTCACGTCGTCGTCGCCACCACCACCCCGCTCTGAGCACCTGCCGACCCACTTCACCCTGAACGACCTCATCGGCAAGCTGCGTCCTTCATCTCTCGACGGCCTTCAGTCCCCTCATCTTAAGACCGGCGCTCTCTTGAAATCACCCCCACAAATTGATTCGCACTATTCCCGTGCCGCTGATGCTCACTCAAAGGAACCTGAACGCGAAGCAAAGGAGGAGCACACTCAAGGCCCATATGAAGATGATGAGGGTATGGCGGGTGATGACCCTGCTGCCTACTTGACCCAAGAGGCTCACGACGCGCCGACAGCCGAGGAGGTGCCTTCCACCGCCGAACCGGACGCTACTGAACGATCCGTCCACGCTAGCGGTATGCTAGCACCCCCTGCCTATTAG
- the LOC123697655 gene encoding uncharacterized protein LOC123697655 isoform X3 — translation MQIVLATCFLLFAATIGPAAAQRITTIQLDGVQYFISRMNPYSPELNYFLAYQYCRSLGLQLASFETKEKADSITTYLTNAGYNKYDFWTSGNNLGTDMYLWMSTGLPFNATFNYMRRLTMDQPSQHADDSMDPLDVPQGSTAPQRTARHGLFSRTEHVMTNGCVALKAPTFHWEPQHCGEIKDFICEQTRCYYYNYGSIPVSSAQG, via the exons ATGCAGATCGTTCTTGCAACATGTTTTCTGCTCTTCGCAGCTACCATTGGGCCCGCTGCAG CTCAAAGGATAACGACGATACAGCTAGATGGAGTCCAGTACTTTATATCCAGGATGAACCCCTATAGTCCAGAGCTCAACTATTTCCTAGCGTACCAATATTGCAG ATCATTAGGTCTTCAATTAGCTTCATTTGAAACTAAAGAAAAGGCAGACTCTATCACAACGTATCTAACGAATGCTG gatacaataaatatgatttctgGACTTCCGGAAATAACCTCGGTACTGATATGTACCTATGGATGAGCACTGGTCTGCCGTTCAACGCTACCTTCAACTATATGAGACGCCTGACAATGGACCAGCCCAGCCAACATGCTGACGACAGCATGGACCCCCTGGACGTCCCACAAGGCAGCACAGCACCACAACGTACTGCGAGGCATGG tCTGTTTTCCAGAACCGAGCATGTGATGACCAACGGTTGCGTGGCGCTAAAGGCACCCACATTCCACTGGGAGCCACAACACTGCGGTGAAATCAAGGACTTCATCTGCGAGCAAACGCGCTGCTACTACTACAACTACGGATCCATCCCCGTATCTTCGGCGCAGGGGTAA
- the LOC123697655 gene encoding uncharacterized protein LOC123697655 isoform X4, with the protein MQIVLATCFLLFAATIGPAAAQRITTIQLDGVQYFISRMNPYSPELNYFLAYQYCRSLGLQLASFETKEKADSITTYLTNAGYNKYDFWTSGNNLGTDMYLWMSTGLPFNATFNYMRRLTMDQPSQHADDSMDPLDVPQGSTAPQRTARHGTEHVMTNGCVALKAPTFHWEPQHCGEIKDFICEQTRCYYYNYGSIPVSSAQG; encoded by the exons ATGCAGATCGTTCTTGCAACATGTTTTCTGCTCTTCGCAGCTACCATTGGGCCCGCTGCAG CTCAAAGGATAACGACGATACAGCTAGATGGAGTCCAGTACTTTATATCCAGGATGAACCCCTATAGTCCAGAGCTCAACTATTTCCTAGCGTACCAATATTGCAG ATCATTAGGTCTTCAATTAGCTTCATTTGAAACTAAAGAAAAGGCAGACTCTATCACAACGTATCTAACGAATGCTG gatacaataaatatgatttctgGACTTCCGGAAATAACCTCGGTACTGATATGTACCTATGGATGAGCACTGGTCTGCCGTTCAACGCTACCTTCAACTATATGAGACGCCTGACAATGGACCAGCCCAGCCAACATGCTGACGACAGCATGGACCCCCTGGACGTCCCACAAGGCAGCACAGCACCACAACGTACTGCGAGGCATGG AACCGAGCATGTGATGACCAACGGTTGCGTGGCGCTAAAGGCACCCACATTCCACTGGGAGCCACAACACTGCGGTGAAATCAAGGACTTCATCTGCGAGCAAACGCGCTGCTACTACTACAACTACGGATCCATCCCCGTATCTTCGGCGCAGGGGTAA